In Alosa sapidissima isolate fAloSap1 chromosome 4, fAloSap1.pri, whole genome shotgun sequence, the following are encoded in one genomic region:
- the si:ch73-15b2.5 gene encoding rho guanine nucleotide exchange factor 19: MDQLSYQNLHKEHHGRTGISTCNEETDAEVTPAGIAEARGLHVKKGESNMIGAALRSLAVSPTWSLKEGALFFTPHQLFTITDKTSDKSQDVSSHQLDNKEGDCDFTRDMDKFSDGYFETKYFHNLPLYQEYLVVSVKAGLQRVQQAGLANLVVSQCLPGLQSPESYRLATPSPSPTRVLRDKSTYSLWQDLPIVQEQGLLKVLTATQVRQQEVMFELLTSEASYLKSLRVAVDHFQCSEELRHTLSSAEHRILFSSLRSVCGVSQRFLIDLESHFLDNVVMTQFGDIVFRHRVELHQVYVPYVTNMMYQETLISELTQENHRFVSVLLSLEKQPQCQRQTLKSFLVLPFQRITRLKLILQAILKLTDPEALSFGPLTEAISAIHEIVNKCNRNVLLMKQTEELVRFEKLVDFGQIKAIPLITHGRLLIHKGRLRQLKTAVRGRPTVGSVVSFSEVYMHLFSDLLLLSAQKEGRFCVQDYALFPHNVHTEDLKTDVLGLPAESFLLRLTPNHTGAATALILVASTRNEKDVWVNALNGQT, translated from the exons GG CGCTGCTCTGAGGTCTTTGGCGGTCTCACCCACGTGGAGTTTGAAGGAAGGAGCTTTGTTCTTTACCCCGCATCAGTTGTTCACAATCACTGACAAAACGTCCGATAAATCACAGGATGTTTCCTCTCATCAGTTGGACAATAAGGAAGGAGATTG TGACTTTACAAGAGATATGGACAAGTTCAGTGATGGGTACTTTGAAACCAAATATTTTCATAACT TACCCCTCTATCAGGAATACCTAGTGGTGTCTGTGAAAGCTGGTCTGCAGAGGGTACAACAGGCTGGTCTGGCTAACCTGGTGGTTTCCCAGTGTCTACCAGGTCTGCAGAGTCCAGAGTCCTACAGGCTTGCTACGCCGTCTCCATCCCCCACTCGTGTGCTACGGGATAAGAGCACATACTCATTATGGCAGGATCTCCCAATAGTACAAGAGCAGGGCCTGCTCAAGGTGCTGACTGCCACACAGGTCAGGCAGCAGGAG GTCATGTTTGAACTGCTGACATCTGAAGCATCCTATCTGAAGAGCCTGAGGGTTGCAGTGGATCATTTCCAGTGCTCTGAGGAGCTCCGGCACACATTGTCTTCTGCTGAGCATCGCATCCTCTTCTCTAGCCTCCGCAGTGTCTGTGGGGTTAGTCAGAG ATTTCTGATTGATCTGGAGAGCCATTTCCTTGACAATGTGGTGATGACACAATTTGGGGACATTGTTTTTCGTCACCGGGTGGAACTGCATCAAGTCTATGTGCCATATGTCACCAACATGATGTATCAAGAGACACTGATCTCTGAACTGAC CCAGGAGAACCACAGGTTTGTGTCAGTGCTGCTCTCTCTGGAGAAGCAGCCGCAGTGTCAGAGACAGACCCTGAAGTCCTTCCTGGTCCTCCCCTTCCAGAGGATCACCAGACTTAAGCTCATTTTGCAG GCTATATTGAAGCTGACTGACCCAGAGGCGTTATCATTTGGGCCTTTAACTGAAGCCATTTCTGCTATCCATGAG ATTGTGAACAAGTGTAACCGCAACGTTCTGCTCATGAAGCAGACAGAAGAACTTGTCCGCTTTGAGAAACTCGTAGACTTTGGCCAAATTAAG GCCATCCCTTTGATCACACATGGCCGCTTGCTCATCCATAAAGGACGGCTAAGACAGCTTAAGACAGCAGTAAGGGGCCGCCCGACTGTGGGCTCCGTGGTGTCCTTCTCTGAGGTCTACATGCATCTTTTCAGTGATCTGCTGCTCCTCTCTGCACAGAA GGAAGGCCGATTCTGTGTTCAAGACTATGCCTTGTTCCCTCATAATGTCCACACAGAGGACCTAAAAACAGATGTGCTTGGCCTTCCAGCAGAATCCTTCCTGCTCCGCTTGACTCCAAACCACACTGGGGCTGCCACAGCCCTCATTCTGGTGGCAAGCACACG AAATGAGAAGGATGTTTGGGTCAACGCTCTCAATGGACAGACATGA